In Haliaeetus albicilla chromosome 18, bHalAlb1.1, whole genome shotgun sequence, one genomic interval encodes:
- the LOC138689756 gene encoding exendin-3-like, giving the protein MQIIRWLYLSGLVFAVLIPAGWQMGPKDLDDTSRWQSHESRSARSFTSNVKRHSEGTFTSDFTRYLDKMKAKDFVHWLINTKRYSSMKRYLKEEPRSIPFPAAFPPLAYN; this is encoded by the exons ATGCAGATCATCCGGTGGCTCTACCTCTCCGGGCTGGTGTTTGCCGTGCTGATCCCGGCAGGGTGGCAGATGGGCCCCAAGGACTTGGATGACACATCCAG ATGGCAGTCACACGAATCCCGAAGCGCCCGAAGCTTCACGTCCAACGTCAAGCGACACTCAGAAGGCACCTTCACCAGCGACTTCACCCGCTACCTGGACAAGATGAAGGCCAAGGACTTTGTGCACTGGCTCATCAACACCAAGCGGTACAG CTCCATGAAGAGGTACCTGAAGGAGGAGCCCCGCAGCATCCCCTTCCCGGCTGCGTTCCCACCGCTGGC gtacAATTAA
- the SLC4A8 gene encoding electroneutral sodium bicarbonate exchanger 1 isoform X2, which produces MPAGSNEPDGILSYQRHDEEAVIDRGRTSNVVNIHYEKEELEGHRTLYVGVRMPLVRQSHRHHRPHSQKHRKREREKDSAPTEQGYHYTPSQRVQFILGTEEDEQHVPHDLFTELDEICVKEGEDAEWKETARWLKFEEDVEDGGERWSKPYVATLSLHSLFELRSCIINGTVLLDICANSIEEIADMILGQQEQSTEFDERMRAKVREVLLKKHHHQNEKKRNNLLPIVRSFADVSKRQSDLHLLDKPAQTLTPHPSPTTAEAKNGVNHETGAMDLSKAELHFMKKIPTGAEASNVLVGELDFLRQPIVAFVRLTPAVLLSGMTEVPIPTRFLFVLLGPEGKAHQYHEIGRSMATIMTDEVFHDVAYKAKNQTDLVAGIDEFLDQVTVLPPGEWDPSIRIEPPKNVPSQEKRKMPGALDDNASHSKPEKHSGPELERTGRLFGGLILDVKRKAPWFWSDFRDGLSLQCLASFLFLYCACMSPVITFGGLLGEATSGHISAMESLLGASMTGVVYSLFAGQPLTILGSTGPVLVFEKILYKFCKEYTLSYLSLRVCIGLWTAFFCIVLVATDASCLVCYITRFTEEAFASLICIIFIYEALEKLSHLRETYPVHMHSKLDFLTIYYCKCEAPTHPSNETLRFWASNKINVSGVTWQNLTVTVRSTVSDFAVFLTIVIMVLIDFMVGIPSPKLHVPHMFKPTRDDRGWFINPIGPNPWWTVLAALIPALLCTILIFMDQQITAVIVNRKEHRLKKGCGYHLDLFMVAVMLGVCSVMGLPWFVAATVLSITHVNSLKVESDCSAPGEQPKFLGIREQRVTGLMIFVLMGCSVFFTSVLKFIPMPVLYGVFLYMGVSSLRGIQFFDRLKLFWMPAKHQPDFIYLRHVPLRKVHFFTAIQLICLVLLWAIKVSRAAIIFPMMVLALVFVRKVMDFCFSKRELSFLDDLMPESKKKKLDDAKNEAKEEEESQKMMEAAAANSVQLKLGKTSNLDIPKQSSDRTDPSEINISDEMSKTTVWKALTMNTETL; this is translated from the exons ATGCCCGCCGGGAGCAACGAGCCTGACGGGATCCTCAGCTACCAG AGACACGACGAAGAGGCAGTGATTGACCGGGGAAGAACGAGCAATGTTGTCAATATTCactatgagaaggaggagttggaag GCCACCGGACCCTGTACGTGGGCGTGCGGATGCCACTGGTGaggcagagccaccggcatcaccgaccccacagccagaagcatcggAAACGGGaacgggagaaggactctgctccgacggagcagggctaccact ACACCCCATCCCAACGGGTGCAGTTCATCCTCGGGACCGAGGAGGACGAGCAGCATGTTCCCCATGACTTGTTCACCGAGCTAGATGAGATCTGCGTGAAAGAAGGTGAAGATGCTgagtggaaggaaacggcaag gtggctgaagtttgaggaggacgtggaagatggcggcgagcgctggagcaagccctacgtGGCCACGCTGTCCCTGCACAGCCTCTttgagctgaggagctgcatcatCAACGGGACagtgctgctggacatttgtgccaacagcatcgaagagattgcag ATATGATCCTGGgccagcaagaacagtccacAGAGTTTGATGAGCGCATGCGGGCAAAAgttcgagaagtccttttgaAGAAGCATCACCATCAGAAcgagaagaaaagaaacaacctTCTCCCCATTGTCCGCTCATTTGCTGatgtgagcaagaggcagtcgGACCTGCACCTCCTCGacaagccag CCCAAACACTCACCCCTCATCCTTCTCCCACCACTGCAGAAGCTAAAAATGGGGTGAACCACGAGACCGGCgcaatggatttaagcaag gcggagctgcaTTTCATGAAGAAGATTCCCACCGGGGCCGAAGCATCCAATGTGCTcgtaggagagctggatttccttcgCCAGCCCATCGTGGCATTTGTCCGTCTGACACCGGCTGTCCTCCTGTCGGGCATGACGGAAGTTCCCATCCCAACGAG gttcctgtttgttttgcttgggccagaaggaaaagcccatcagtaccatgagatTGGCAGGTCCATGGCTACTATCATGACGGATGAG GTTTTCCATGATGTTGCCTATAAAGCCAAGAACCAGACTGACCTCGTGGCCGGCATCgacgagtttctggatcaggtcacggtcttgccgccaggagagtgggatccatcgATCCGAATTGAGCCCCCCAAAAACGTCCCTTCGCAG gaaaaaaggaagatgccaggagcTCTCGATGACAATGCTTCTCACAGCAAGCCGGAGAAACACAGTGGTCCTGAACTGGagcggacgggaag gctctttggaggtttgaTCCTGGATGTGAagcggaaagccccgtggttcTGGAGTGACTTTcgggatggtctgagcctgcagtgtCTGGcatccttccttttcctctactgtgcctgcatgtcccctgtcatcacctttggGGGACTCCTGGGGGAGGCGACCAGtggccacata agtgccatggagtcgctgctgggcgcATCCATGACCGGTGTCGTGTATTCCCTCTTTGCTGGCCAACCTCTCACCATACTCGGCAGCACCGGACCCGTCCTCGTGTTTGAGAAGATTCTCTACAAAttctgcaa GGAGTACACGCTCTCCTATCTCTCTCTGCGGGTGTGCATCGGGCTGTGGACAGCCTTCTTCtgcatagtgctggtggccactgacgccagctgtttggtgtgctacATCACCCGCTTCACCGAAGAAGCCTTCgcctccctcatctgcatcatcttcatctacgaggCTCTCGAGAAGCTAAGTCACCTGCGAGAGacctaccctgtgcacatgcacagcaagctcgACTTCCTCACCATctacta ctgtaagtgtgaggcaccgacccatcccagcaaTGAAACCCTGCGTTTCTGggcgagcaacaagatcaaTGTGTCTGGTGTCACCTGGCAAAACCTCACGGTGACC gtacggtccacagtgagtgactttgctgttttcctcaccattGTCATCATGGTGCTCATTGACTTCATGGTTGGAATCCCATCACCGAAGCTCCATGTCCCCCATATGTTCAag cctaccagagacgaccgcgggtggttcatcaaccccataggacccaacccttggtggacggtgttggctgctctcatcccagctctgctctgcaccatcttgatattcatggaccagcagatcacTGCtgttattgtgaacaggaaggagcacaggcTGAAG aaaggatgtgggtaccacctggacctcTTCATGGTGGCtgtgatgctcggggtgtgctccgtgatggggctgccctggtttgtggctgcgaccgtcctgtccatcacccacgtgaatagtctcaaagtagagtctgactgctcagctccaggagaacaacccaagtttctggggatacgagagcagagagtcactggcttgatgatctttgtgctcatgggctgctctgTCTTCTTCACTTCTGTGTTAAAG tttataccaatgcctgtgctttatgggGTCTTTCTATACATGGGTGTatcgtcgctcagaggaattcag ttcttcgatcgcttgaagctgttttggatgccggcgaaacaccagccggatttcatctacctgcggcacgtccccttgcgaaaggtgcatttctTCACGGCGATCCAGCTGAtctgcctcgtcctgctctgggccatcaaggtgtcccgtgccgccatcatctttcccatgatg GTTTTGGCTCTTGTTTTTGTCCGGAAAGtaatggatttctgcttctcaaagcgagagcttagctttctggatgaccttatgccagaaagcaagaagaagaagttggacgatgcaaaaaatgaagccaaagaagaagag GAGTCCCAGAAGAtgatggaagctgctgctgcaaattcagttcagctgaaaCTTGGGAAGACCAGCAACttggatatcccaaagcaaagcagtgacag gactgatccttctgagattaATATCTCGGATGAAATGTCGAAAACAAccgtatggaaggctctcactATGAACACAGAAACACTCTGA
- the SLC4A8 gene encoding electroneutral sodium bicarbonate exchanger 1 isoform X1 has product MPAGSNEPDGILSYQRHDEEAVIDRGRTSNVVNIHYEKEELEGHRTLYVGVRMPLVRQSHRHHRPHSQKHRKREREKDSAPTEQGYHYTPSQRVQFILGTEEDEQHVPHDLFTELDEICVKEGEDAEWKETARWLKFEEDVEDGGERWSKPYVATLSLHSLFELRSCIINGTVLLDICANSIEEIADMILGQQEQSTEFDERMRAKVREVLLKKHHHQNEKKRNNLLPIVRSFADVSKRQSDLHLLDKPAQTLTPHPSPTTAEAKNGVNHETGAMDLSKAELHFMKKIPTGAEASNVLVGELDFLRQPIVAFVRLTPAVLLSGMTEVPIPTRFLFVLLGPEGKAHQYHEIGRSMATIMTDEVFHDVAYKAKNQTDLVAGIDEFLDQVTVLPPGEWDPSIRIEPPKNVPSQEKRKMPGALDDNASHSKPEKHSGPELERTGRLFGGLILDVKRKAPWFWSDFRDGLSLQCLASFLFLYCACMSPVITFGGLLGEATSGHISAMESLLGASMTGVVYSLFAGQPLTILGSTGPVLVFEKILYKFCKEYTLSYLSLRVCIGLWTAFFCIVLVATDASCLVCYITRFTEEAFASLICIIFIYEALEKLSHLRETYPVHMHSKLDFLTIYYCKCEAPTHPSNETLRFWASNKINVSGVTWQNLTVTECRYLHGEFQGPACGRNGPYAPNVLFWCCILFFSTFVLSSLLKKFKTSRYFPTRVRSTVSDFAVFLTIVIMVLIDFMVGIPSPKLHVPHMFKPTRDDRGWFINPIGPNPWWTVLAALIPALLCTILIFMDQQITAVIVNRKEHRLKKGCGYHLDLFMVAVMLGVCSVMGLPWFVAATVLSITHVNSLKVESDCSAPGEQPKFLGIREQRVTGLMIFVLMGCSVFFTSVLKFIPMPVLYGVFLYMGVSSLRGIQFFDRLKLFWMPAKHQPDFIYLRHVPLRKVHFFTAIQLICLVLLWAIKVSRAAIIFPMMVLALVFVRKVMDFCFSKRELSFLDDLMPESKKKKLDDAKNEAKEEEESQKMMEAAAANSVQLKLGKTSNLDIPKQSSDRTDPSEINISDEMSKTTVWKALTMNTETL; this is encoded by the exons ATGCCCGCCGGGAGCAACGAGCCTGACGGGATCCTCAGCTACCAG AGACACGACGAAGAGGCAGTGATTGACCGGGGAAGAACGAGCAATGTTGTCAATATTCactatgagaaggaggagttggaag GCCACCGGACCCTGTACGTGGGCGTGCGGATGCCACTGGTGaggcagagccaccggcatcaccgaccccacagccagaagcatcggAAACGGGaacgggagaaggactctgctccgacggagcagggctaccact ACACCCCATCCCAACGGGTGCAGTTCATCCTCGGGACCGAGGAGGACGAGCAGCATGTTCCCCATGACTTGTTCACCGAGCTAGATGAGATCTGCGTGAAAGAAGGTGAAGATGCTgagtggaaggaaacggcaag gtggctgaagtttgaggaggacgtggaagatggcggcgagcgctggagcaagccctacgtGGCCACGCTGTCCCTGCACAGCCTCTttgagctgaggagctgcatcatCAACGGGACagtgctgctggacatttgtgccaacagcatcgaagagattgcag ATATGATCCTGGgccagcaagaacagtccacAGAGTTTGATGAGCGCATGCGGGCAAAAgttcgagaagtccttttgaAGAAGCATCACCATCAGAAcgagaagaaaagaaacaacctTCTCCCCATTGTCCGCTCATTTGCTGatgtgagcaagaggcagtcgGACCTGCACCTCCTCGacaagccag CCCAAACACTCACCCCTCATCCTTCTCCCACCACTGCAGAAGCTAAAAATGGGGTGAACCACGAGACCGGCgcaatggatttaagcaag gcggagctgcaTTTCATGAAGAAGATTCCCACCGGGGCCGAAGCATCCAATGTGCTcgtaggagagctggatttccttcgCCAGCCCATCGTGGCATTTGTCCGTCTGACACCGGCTGTCCTCCTGTCGGGCATGACGGAAGTTCCCATCCCAACGAG gttcctgtttgttttgcttgggccagaaggaaaagcccatcagtaccatgagatTGGCAGGTCCATGGCTACTATCATGACGGATGAG GTTTTCCATGATGTTGCCTATAAAGCCAAGAACCAGACTGACCTCGTGGCCGGCATCgacgagtttctggatcaggtcacggtcttgccgccaggagagtgggatccatcgATCCGAATTGAGCCCCCCAAAAACGTCCCTTCGCAG gaaaaaaggaagatgccaggagcTCTCGATGACAATGCTTCTCACAGCAAGCCGGAGAAACACAGTGGTCCTGAACTGGagcggacgggaag gctctttggaggtttgaTCCTGGATGTGAagcggaaagccccgtggttcTGGAGTGACTTTcgggatggtctgagcctgcagtgtCTGGcatccttccttttcctctactgtgcctgcatgtcccctgtcatcacctttggGGGACTCCTGGGGGAGGCGACCAGtggccacata agtgccatggagtcgctgctgggcgcATCCATGACCGGTGTCGTGTATTCCCTCTTTGCTGGCCAACCTCTCACCATACTCGGCAGCACCGGACCCGTCCTCGTGTTTGAGAAGATTCTCTACAAAttctgcaa GGAGTACACGCTCTCCTATCTCTCTCTGCGGGTGTGCATCGGGCTGTGGACAGCCTTCTTCtgcatagtgctggtggccactgacgccagctgtttggtgtgctacATCACCCGCTTCACCGAAGAAGCCTTCgcctccctcatctgcatcatcttcatctacgaggCTCTCGAGAAGCTAAGTCACCTGCGAGAGacctaccctgtgcacatgcacagcaagctcgACTTCCTCACCATctacta ctgtaagtgtgaggcaccgacccatcccagcaaTGAAACCCTGCGTTTCTGggcgagcaacaagatcaaTGTGTCTGGTGTCACCTGGCAAAACCTCACGGTGACC gaatgtcggtatttgcaTGGagagtttcaaggacctgcctgtggacgcaATGGCCCCTACGCGCCTAATGTCCTcttctggtgctgcatcctcttcttctcCACCTTTGTCCTGTCGAGCTTattgaagaagtttaaaaccagccgtTACTTCCCAACCAGA gtacggtccacagtgagtgactttgctgttttcctcaccattGTCATCATGGTGCTCATTGACTTCATGGTTGGAATCCCATCACCGAAGCTCCATGTCCCCCATATGTTCAag cctaccagagacgaccgcgggtggttcatcaaccccataggacccaacccttggtggacggtgttggctgctctcatcccagctctgctctgcaccatcttgatattcatggaccagcagatcacTGCtgttattgtgaacaggaaggagcacaggcTGAAG aaaggatgtgggtaccacctggacctcTTCATGGTGGCtgtgatgctcggggtgtgctccgtgatggggctgccctggtttgtggctgcgaccgtcctgtccatcacccacgtgaatagtctcaaagtagagtctgactgctcagctccaggagaacaacccaagtttctggggatacgagagcagagagtcactggcttgatgatctttgtgctcatgggctgctctgTCTTCTTCACTTCTGTGTTAAAG tttataccaatgcctgtgctttatgggGTCTTTCTATACATGGGTGTatcgtcgctcagaggaattcag ttcttcgatcgcttgaagctgttttggatgccggcgaaacaccagccggatttcatctacctgcggcacgtccccttgcgaaaggtgcatttctTCACGGCGATCCAGCTGAtctgcctcgtcctgctctgggccatcaaggtgtcccgtgccgccatcatctttcccatgatg GTTTTGGCTCTTGTTTTTGTCCGGAAAGtaatggatttctgcttctcaaagcgagagcttagctttctggatgaccttatgccagaaagcaagaagaagaagttggacgatgcaaaaaatgaagccaaagaagaagag GAGTCCCAGAAGAtgatggaagctgctgctgcaaattcagttcagctgaaaCTTGGGAAGACCAGCAACttggatatcccaaagcaaagcagtgacag gactgatccttctgagattaATATCTCGGATGAAATGTCGAAAACAAccgtatggaaggctctcactATGAACACAGAAACACTCTGA
- the LOC138689757 gene encoding uncharacterized protein: MVTEEGERPPDSHQKCSEAPASAASDPEGSAHPLAQPHTAGTLPGFNGKYPPSTANGSIFSGGTGGAALAGAFGSSKAERSEKVDVDTWLKTCRLLPTLKGPKEEVRTCCSPQELVAPNPVVVDSFLTLLDLYEAPEALRREDAPSESALLAEAKVPVEIRGPVKTSWTPGWMLEDGTLGQGAILTSEGAQACDICQEIFPSDAVGQAEYLKHVLAHMK, encoded by the exons ATGGTcacagaggaaggggaaagaccACCGGACAGCCACCAGAAATGCTCAGAGGCACCGGCATCTGCTGCCTCCGACCCAGAGGGCTCTGCTCATCCCCTGGCGCAGCCGCACACTGCCGGGACGCTGCCTGGCTTCAACGGCAAGTACCCACCAAGCACCGCGAATGGCAGCATCTTCAGTGGTGGAACTGGAGGAGCGGCTCTTGCCGGAGCTTTTGGcagcagcaaggcagagaggagtgagaaggtGGATGTAGATACGTGGCTGAAAACCTGTAGGTTGCTTCCTACGTTGAAAGGCCCCAAGGAAGAAGTGAGGACTTGCTGCAGCCCGCAGGAGTTGGTGGCACCAAATCCAGTTGTCGTGGACTCCTTCCTGACTCTTCTGGATCTCTACGAAGCCCCAGAAGCCCTTCGGAGAGAAGATGCTCCCAGCGAAAGTGCTCTGCTTGCTGAGGCTAAAGTCCCGGTAGAGATCCGAGGACCTGTGAAG ACGTCCTGGACGCCGGGCTGGATGCTGGAGGACGGTACGCTTGGGCAAGGAGCCATCCTCACCTCCGAGGGTGCTCAGGCTTGTGACATTTGCCAGGAGATTTTCCCCTCGGACGCAGTGGGCCAAGCGGAGTATTTAAAGCATGTCTTAGCCCATATGAAGTAG